The Metallosphaera hakonensis JCM 8857 = DSM 7519 genome includes the window AGTATTCGCTATATGATCCGGTAGGAACACTGCACTTACAGGGAAACCTCCTCCTATGGCTTTGCCCGCGGTTAGAATGTCCGGCTTAATCCCGTAATGTTGATATGCCCATACCTTCCCAGTCCTGCCAAATCCGGCCTGAACTTCATCCGAAATTAGGAGTATGCCCTTATTTTCTGTCTCCTCTCTTAGAGCCTTAACGAATTCGGGCTTGGCCGGGATAACTCCACCTTCCCCTTGAACTGGTTCAAATATAACTGCAGCAGTCTCTTTATCAAGCTTCTTGAGCTCGTCCAGTTGATTGAACTCTATGAACTCTATGGGAGATATTAAAGGTTCGAACGGTTCCCTGTACTTCTTGTTCCAGGTTATCGAGAGCGACCCCATTGTCCTCCCGTGGAATGAGTTTCTGAAAGCTACGAACTTCTTTCTGCCAGTTACCTTTCTAGCTACCTTCATTGATAATTCTACTGCCTCTGTTCCGCTATTAAGAAGAAAGATGTTATCCATACCTTCAGGCTTAAGATCGTCGATTTCCTTCAACATCTCTTCCCTAATCTCCACATCGAAGGCAGTGGTAAGGGTAATTATCGTATCCAGTTGCCTCTTTAGATAATCCACAACTTTAGGGTTTCTATGACCCAGGAAAGCAACTCCGTGTCCAGCATGCAGATCTAGATATCTTTTCCCCTGATAGTCCCATACGTATTGATTTTCTCCCTTTACTACTTTCAATCCTCTACTTCCGTAAAACGTGATGAGTTTCATTTCCTTATTACCTCGTTTAACTTATTTAAAAGGAAATTGCTAACGTTGAACTGATTCACTCTAACAGTGTTCTTGAACTCGGGGACACCGTTAACTTCACCTATTAAGTAGCCCCTCTCCTTATCTTCGAATACATCTACTCCAAGGAAGAAGCCTCCTATAATCTCCTTTACCTTAAGGGTGAGTTCCTTAAGCTCCTCGTCTATCTTGAGAGGTTTAGCCACGGCACCAAGGGCTGTATTGGTCTTCCAATTTTTGTCATTCTCCCTATAAATTCCCACCGGTACTTCATCCCCTATTGCAAAGATCCTGATATCCCTATTGGGCTTATTCACGTATTCCTGTAGATAGTAAATTGTCTTATATTGTAGAGAAGTGAATTCCTGATATTCAATTAAACTCCTCAATGAGTCTTCATCCTGGGCCCTGGCCACCATTCTTCCCCAACTACCCTCTATTGGCTTTATGACTACGGGATAGCCTAGCTTACTTGCCATCTCTATAGCCTTATCTCTAGAGAAAGCAATTGCTGTATTGGGTACCGGTATTCCCCTACTTCTCAATAGAAAAGTGGTCTGCAACTTGTTTTCACACCTTGCTAAACTCAGAGAGTCGTTGAATACTTTGAATCCTGAAGTCTCAAATAGTATGGAAGTGGATAACGCTCTGCTATGGCTTGTATTCCTCTGAATTATGGCCTCAACGTCTTGATAAGCTACGTCCTCACCAGATAAAAAGGATATATCTTTAGTGTATAGCGGAACCACCTTATAGTCGAGCTTTCTAGCTTCCTCGATTAGATTCCTCTCTTCCCATCGAAGGAGATCGTAGGAAATCCCTAGTATCACTCTCCCCAGTCCTCACCAATTTGTTCCGCCAACCTTAACGATAATCTTCCGTGATCATTAAATACTTCCAACTGTGCTCCACATTCATGTTCCACTATTTCTCCAGGGAGAGCATTGTCATCTACTTGAACTTCTCCTCCACAAACGGGGCATTTTAGTGAGACCATTGTAGATCGAAATACCCTCTGTAGTTCAGTGTTCAAAAGCTTTTATGAAAATGAATGGTTCGAACTTAGAACCAAGTCCTAAGGATTATAGTACTATTTGTTCCCATTACTCCTTGTATACTTCTGATCTCATCTATGGTCCTATTAATTGAGGAGATGTTTATCCCTCTAACAATAACAATAATGTCATAGTCCCCCGTTGTCTCATAAACTGTCTCAACTCCAGGCGTCTTAGCTATTTTCTTGGATATCTCAGGTGTCGGGATTTGAGGAGTAGACTTAACCATAACTATGGCTTTAACTTCATTCTCCAACTCATAATCGATTGTGAACCTCTTTATAACACCCAACTTGGTAAGCTTCTCTATTCTTTTCCTTATTGCCGCTTCACTTACCTTAAGATCCTTAGCTATCATGGTATAGGGAGTCCGCGCATTCTTCTTTAATACCTCCAAGATCTTTATGTCCTTTCCATCAATCTTCTCACTCATGAGATCTCAGTCCCCCTACCTGAAAGGGCCTCATTAATGGGGTTGGGTATAAGCCCAGATCCTATAATCACCTTACCTACTCCCGACTCGATACTCTCGGCTGCCATGAGGACTTTCCTGTTCATTCCAGGACCGATTTTAGTTGAAAGATCTTTTGCCTCTGCACTTGTCAATTTGTGAATAACTTGACCGTTCATTAATACACCGTCCACGTCAGAAAGGAGAAGAAGAGTCTCAGCTTTAACCGCCTTAGCCACATTGAATGCCATCTGGTCTCCATCAACGTTAAGGGGAACACTCTCTTCCGCGTCAAGGGCTATAGGGGAAACTACTATTATATCAACCAATTTAGCTAAGGAGCTAATGAACGAGGAATTAACTGACGAGATTTTCCCCGTGTAACCTCCTTCAATTATCCTTTTCTTTCCCCTCTCATCCAAAATCATGATTTTCTTCTTTCTTGTGGCTATAACCGAGCTACCATCTACACCAGTAATCCCCAGGGAGGATTTCCCCTTAGTTACTAATCGTGTAACGATGTTCTTGTTAATCAGGCTCATTGTCATCACATAAACGTCCAGCTCCTCTCTTGTAGTATATCTGCTTCTTATACCTTCAGGGGATGTGACAAATGTTGGTTCCATTCCCATCTTTTTCGTCACCTCACTGACTATATCTCCACCTCCATGCACCAGAATGAGCTTCCCATTGTAATTGAGTATACCCTCTATAATATTATCAAGGGCGTTTTTAACTACCCTACCACCGATTTTAACTACGATCATAGCTACGCAGGCCTCAATGGGGGTGCTCTTATGCCCTCATCTTCATTGAATCCCCTAGATATATTAAAGCTCTGGACTGCCTGACCTGCAGCTCCTTTCATTAAATTATCTATAGCAGAAAACATAGTGAGCCTCATGACTCTCTTTTCATTGGCAAAACCTATATCGGCAAAGTTACTGCCTATAATATATTTGGGATCTGGATAGGGGTGAATTCCTCCTCTTACTATTCTTACAAATTTTCTTCCACGATAAAATTCCGCAACCTTCTTCCATATCTCCAGGTCCTCCATCACTTCACTTGACCACATATGTACAGATGCCATAGCACCTCTGACACTACTTATTGCGTGAGGAACTATACTAACCTTCACCGGTCTCCCGCTAAGTATTGATAGCTCTTGTTCCGCCTCCGCCGAATGTCTATGACCTTCTGCCTCGTAGGGCCTAATGGCATTCTGCCTCTCAGGATGATGACTTCCTTCAGAAGGTTTAGCTCCACCTTCACTACTTGATACCTTCACATCGCTTACAAATCTTAGATCTGGAGTGAAACCCATTTTCACAGCGGGTGCTAAGGCTAGAATGGTGGCAGTGGCATTGCATCCAGGTGAGGCTATGAGTTTAGCTCCTTTCAATTCTCTGTCATGAAGCTCAGGAAGACCATACACTGCCTTGCTCAATAAATCGGGATAAGGATGCTCGATACCATACCAATATTTATATACTTGCGGATCTTTGAGCCTGAAGTCTGCACTGAGATCCACTACCTGTAAACCTATTTCGAGTAACTTTGGGACGTAGTTCAGTGAGACACCGTGCGGAAGACCTAAAAATACCGTATCAGCCCTATCTCCAATCTTGTCTATAGAAAAGTTTGTAAAGTTTATCGAATAAAATCCTCTTAAGTTAGGATGTATAAGGGATATTGGCTTGCCAGCATATTCCCTTGAAGTTACCATAGTTACCTCTACTTGAGGATGAGTTGCCAATATCCTCAGCAACTCTCCACCTGTATAACCCGAACCTCCGACAATTACAGTTCGTATCATCTGCTAACTTAGAAAATACCTTGCTTATAAATAATACTGATACTTATTAGATGATGTGGAGGCTAATACAGACGAACTAAGGAAATTTTTAGAAGGAAAAATTGCTTCGCTCAAGAAAGAACTAGAATACTACGAATATCTTCTAAGCATGATAGAGTCTGGGTACATCCCGAACTCTAGGGGGGGTAAGGTAAGCTTAGATTACATCAAGAGCAGAAAAGGAGAGATAATAGGTGAAATATACTTTAGCCCGCCATCCATGAGAGTTTTGATCAAGAAAAGACTTGTCTTGCCAAAAAGTTATATGAACGCAATGAGTAAAATACTAGAAGATACAAAAAACACAGATAAAATAGAATATAATATAGTTCTAGATAAGGAGGAACTTAAGGAGATTTCGATCACTGGTGTGAAAGAGGAGTTACTCTACAACAGAGTAAAGGCGGCGTTACAGTCAATCCTTGAGAGAGCCTCTAGTTAATGGTTCGTGAGAAACTATTAAAGGTCTAGGATCCCCTAAGAACCTTACAATCATTTCACCTCTACCCAGAAACGTCAATTTATTTTCTATATCCGACTCCAGTATATTTGAATATCTTTTCACTATTCCCCTCCAATAATCTTTATCACCATTATTCATAAAGCATATAACACCAAAATTTTCCATGAAAATATCGGCATTTTCTCCAAGATCCTGAACATTTTGAGTTGCCATAAGCAGTGCTATACCATGCCCCCTACCCCTCTTTATAATGTCCCCAACTATACCGTAGTCGTCTTCTCCCCTAAGAATCGTCCAGGCCTCGTCTATAACAACTCCAATTCTTAAACCCTTATCCACATCTAGAGAATATCTTGCGTAGAGCAAGGATATGAATGAGTAGATAATGAATCGTCTCAGTGTCTCGTCCTTTAACTGCGTCAGATCTATCACGTTAATCCCGTTCCCCAGGCTATCCAACATCCCCGGCCCGTCCCAATCAAAATCGCTAACTATTTCTAAAGATCTCTTTATAGAGTACCTGTCAGTAATCTCACTATCATCGATTATGGCTCCCCACGCCAACTTATTTTCCCTCTTCTGTTTAATAACCCGATTTAGGACGTCGAACAGGATAGCTCTCTCTTCCTTATTAAGCTGAAAGGAAGTTCCTATTATCTTCTCGAGGAACAAAGGTTTAATTGTTGGAGGGATATGAGGAGAGGTCAGAAGGTTCAGAGAATAGTAGAAAGGATTCAGAACCCTTACATTGAATCCACTTTTCCTAAGTCTTTGCCCGATGTCTCCCTTGACATCGAAGAAAACTATAGGGATTGAATAATTGAACGTCATCATTGTTCCGGTTGTTAACAAGAGTTCGGTTTTACCAGATCCAGTTGGCCCTATTACCAAAAGATGCGGATTTTGCATTTTTTCTACGTTCCAAAACACAGGTATTCCTTTGGTTAACTCTCGACCTAAAAATATCCCATCTGCCCATTTTTCTATACTAGGAATCTTTTCTATAGCGAATGGGGTAAGGAACGGTATTTGGGATGGGAGACCATCCTTCTTACATTTACATCTTGCCAGTGCAATAAGATCCTCTATTTCTCTTACAGTTGCAAGTCTCGCCTTCATATTAAGACTCTCAAGTCCCCTTATCACCACTTCACCCAAACTCTGAACTTCTTGCTTGCTTTTACCATACACAAGTAGAGTAACTTGATAATTGAAAGGCTTTTCTCCTTGTTCAAGCTTGGAGAGTATAGACTCTAGAAGTTCAATCTCTTTTTTAGCCTTGGAGTTAGATGGGTCGTTCTCCACTATTATCCTTAGATTTTGCAATTTTGTTAAAATCTTATTAGTAAAAGAAGCTTGGTCAACATATTTTTTTCTAAAGATTATATCTATCTGAGATCCAATATTAGTAACCTTATGAAATGCATTTATAGACGATTTCAGAGATGATTCCGAGAGATCCCTGTAATCATAAGGGATGTCATCGACTACCACAAAAGCAATGTACTTGTTTCCAAATACTAAAACTCCCCTCTCGATAATGAAATCGCTGGTAGATATCTTCCTTTTAAAAATATTTGTCTCCCCAAGTTTTAGATTTCCAGTAACAAGCATCATAACTAATATTGCTGCTGAAATTCCTAGAAACAACGGATTCCTAAAGACTAATGCAAGTAGCACTGGAATTAGAGTCATTATATAAGGTGTATATCTATCAATAACATTCATGGTAATCAAAGATATATAATAAGACGTGCTCTGTGACCCGAAACTGACCTTAGAGAGTCTCTCTAGATATCGAAAATCCAAATTTACGTGGGTAATATGGCATAATGGCGTTTAAATGAGTTTATTCCCATAAAGGTATATTCGATGAACGTCATTAGAGTCATCTTTGGAACCAATGGTGATCAAGGTGTTCTACCCATACTTTATCAGGTCATTGGAGGCAATGAGAGTAGATTCGTTGTCCAAGTGGATATAGATTTACTATATGATTATCTCTTTCCTACCATCGAATTCAACGGGGCTAGAATGACACTTGAATACCTAACAGAAGAAGAGATTAGAGATCAAATAATCAGGCTACTTAACGGAGAGTTTTATCCACAAAGAGCATTGAAATACCCTATTCATAGGGATGATAGGGCTATAAGCGATGGTGCGTTAGCCTCATAACTTTATTGTTAACTCTTGCAGAAAATGCATGTGAGTGTTGTAATAGGAGGAGGAATAAGTGGCCTCCTGACTGCAAGAAAAACTGGAGGTTTAGTGATAGAGGAGCAGAGCGCTCTAGGAGGACTTTATTCAGCCGAGGATTTTCAAAGTCTGATTATTCCGGGTTTGCCACCATTTATCCACAAGGAGAAGGAATTAGTTGAAGTATTTCCTAAGGCGGACATAAAGGAACTCAATCCTAGGGTTAAGTTATTCGATGATAAACACCTTAAAAGTAAAATATGTCCCGAATGTGACCAAATACCAAAATGGTTGATCCCAGATAAGTTTCTCTATGTTAGAAATTTCACAGAGTTCCTAGAGGATCTAAGTAACGGGATAAGAGTAGTTAGAGGATATCCTATAAAAATAGGGAAAAACATAATATTTACAAACAGAGGATCTTTAGAGTTCAAAGAGATTATTAACACTGGATCTAGAGTGAGATTAAATGCTTTATTGGGAAGAGCAGAGACCCTTAAAAACATTGGATGCCTTATCCTTTCTCTTAGACTTAGAAAAAAAATTCAGGATTGGGATATTCTGATAAATGGAAAATCTGGAACGACTTTCTCCCATGTGATAGGAATATATGAAGAACCACTATACTACGTTTATAGTTTTCATGTAAAGGGTAAGCTTCCAGACACTGAGAGAGTAATTTTAGACATGAAAAGGTCAGGCATAATAGAGTCAAAACAAGATATAATATCAATCAGAGCTAGATATATCCAAGAATGTATCTTATATGGGGATAAGGTAAAAGATAGTAATATCTCGATTAAAGAATGCGGTAGATTAGGAACCTGGGAGAATTTTAGCCTGAACGAGTCAATACGTTCTGCCCTAGAATGCTAAAACTCTCCGCAAGTTTGAGGGAATTTCTCGCCGCAGTGATGGTATCTTCACCATTAAGCCTCAATGTAAAGTAGCTGGCTAACAGAAAATCTCCATTTCCTACCTCATTACCTCCCCTAACTGAGGGTGTATATACCGTTTTACCATCTTCCTTAGTATATAGGGTAAATCCGTTATATCCATTGGAGATAATAATCTCATTGAAGCCATAGTCTTTGAGCTCATCCACTGTGACTCCGCTAGCTGTGATCTCATCCGTATTAGCATGAAATATGGAGAGATCTGAAGATACTCTATAGTTAAATTTTCTATTAATCACAATCTCCTCTCCCTCAACGCAGTTCCTTACGAAACCCTGTATGTCCACTGCGACAGGCAAGGGAGATACGTCAATTGAGGGCGGAATTTCTCCACATACCGGATTTAGAATTACACCATTCCATCCTTTCAATTTCTGCTCTACTATGGGAATAGGACCATGCCCATGCTTAAGCGTGAGCTTTCTGGTACCTTCTTTAAACTCCAACAGAAATCTCATGGTTTTCTTAAATATTACCTTCTCTATAATAGAGATATAATCAGGTAGATCAAAATTAAAATCCTCGCCTATGGAGACATAACCTCCAGCTATTCCACCTGCTTTAGTCACTCCGAGTCCTGAATATATTGGCGCCCCGCCAGGCCTCAAAACATACGAGACACCGTCCATTATCTCGTCTATGGTCAAGGCTCCAATTATTACGATCCTATTCCTCATCTTCCTCCTCTTCTCCTTCTTCCTCTACTTCCTCTGTCACTTCTCTAGATTTTTTCTTACTCCAAAGTGCGTATCTATGGGCATTCAAATGACTGATTAGATCTTCTCTATTGAAGAAATAGGAACTAGAACTGGGTATACCCCCCTTCATACATTCTGGCCCACATCTCGGGCATGCGTAAAGCTTTGTCTCCTTATCGAAACATACAACTTCATCTCTTCCGTTCACCGTTACATTAAGCAACTCCCATTTAGGGGCCCATCTGCTAGACATTAAATTAGTTTTGAAGTCTCAAGAATTAAGTTGATCGCTCTGCTTTTAGAAACTAAGGCTATATCGCATTATCCTGAGACTGATGTTCGCTTGTACTCTTGAGCTTAGACTTACCTGGTATCATTCTAATTATCTCGTCTTTAAGAACCTTTAAGGTATGCACTCCTATGGATCTCGCAAATATTTTGCTAATTCTATCGCTTAGCTTTTCTAGTTCAGTATCCCCAGGTACTAAGACAACATAGGGCCTACATCTTCTTGAAATCACATCTGGTGGCCCAACCTCTATCCTGACACCTTCCTCTGTATTAACTCCAAGACCCAGCTCAAGTTTCACGTTCTTGATATAGTTTTTTTTACCGTATATCATAAATGAACCCTTGGGCAAGTATTCCCCTGCAGGCGGTGACTTTGAGACTTGCTCTCCATATACCCAAAAAACATCAACGCTGCCTAGCCCGATTTTCCATGCCTTAGAATAAGAAGCAGCTATTAATGCAGCATCAATTATATCTTTCTCTTGAATTCCTTCTGGATTCTTTATTATAGTCGAAGGTGCCCCTTGGATATCTGCGTGAAGAAATATGTCCTTATCCTCAAGCATCTTTTTAACTAAACTTTCATTTTGGTCTATATCCCTACCAGCTATTACTAGATAACCGTTTGTCGTGAATGACCAATGATATTTCTCGTACCACTCCTTTTTCCTTATTATTAGCTTACTCGCCTCAACCTCAGCTTTTGTCTTGGACAAAAGTTCATCTCTTCTCATCTCCAGTTCCTTGATAGCCTCCTGGGTTCTCTTAATTTTATTTTCTAGCTCCTTTGCTTTTTCGAAATATATTGTTGCATTCTTAGTAATAGAGATCTTTGGATCTAGATCCAGTTTAACTCCGTTGATTTCAATTTCCTTCGAGTTTTCCTTTAATTTATTCTCTACCAGAGTATAGTTTTCCATTATAAGTCTACCCTTTTGCCTCAGTGTTTCTGCTTCCCTTCTGGTCTCATCCAATGTTTCCAAGAGTTTTGATATGGTCGCGTCTAACTTCTTCACCTCTCCTTCATCAACTGCATTAGATAGATCGGTCTTTTCCAGGTTTGTAAAATATTCATCCAAAACTTCGTCATAATTAGACCTCTGAACACATCCCGGGAATTGAACTGGCCAGAACGTTTGTTCTGGAATCAGACAAGGGTGGATCTTACCCTGTTCTATATTATTCATTATTTCTCTCAATTTCTCCTTAATAACGGTAAGTTGGTTCATACTATCAGCTCTCAAGCCTAGAACGTTTACAAATTCTTGTGGAATGCCTAAGATTCTTGAAAGGGATCCTTTCTTTAGTAACGAGGCGATTTCCTCGTCTTTAAGCGGAGTTTGAGTAGGAGGTAATACATAAACCTCTCCCGGTCTCATCGTCCTATCTTTAAATCTCCTCTCCTCAGTTACAAACTTTATTTTGCCCTCTTCATCTGTGACAACTAATATTCCCTTTGGGAGTAGTTCTACGTATAATAAGGAATTGCTAAGTTGAAATTTTAGAATTCTCTCTCCTTCAATAAGATTCACACTTTTTATTAATTGACCTCTGATCAACTCCCTCAACATTTTAGCCTTAGAATTAAGTTGCCGTTCTCGGTTAAACCTTGTAAAATGAACTCTTTTGCCTGGCTCTATAATTAATTGCTGATCTCCGTTTGCGCAATGTATCACGAAAATAAATAATCCAGTCTTGGCTGTGGAGAAGATATTATCTATTCTGCATCCTTCAAGCCTCTTCCTATTTTCAGCTAACCATGCAATCAAATCAACGTAGCTCATCGAAAGTTTTCTTGACAACTTTAAAGACATTGTCACCTATAGATTGTAATGTGGATAGGGAGGATAAATTATTGATTTTAAGGGGAATTATGGGCGGTATAGCCGGATTAATTTCCAATTTTTTACCTAGTTTTTTGATTTCCATAATTGTAATGATTATCTTCTACGTGGCTAGCCTGCCTATAGCTATCTATGGTCTCAAGATAAATAATAAGAAGACCACATATACTAAAGGAGCTATCACGTTAATAGTCGCATGGTTTTTAATACTAATTATTGCATACAACATTCTAGCCTAGTTCCATGAAATATCGTAAGTTTATAGTTGACGCGATGTTGGGGAAGTTAGCGAGATGGCTAAGAATTCTCGGCTATGATACGCTCTATTTCAGGGACATTGAGGATTGGAAAATTCTCAAGATGGCCAAAGACGAGAATAGGATAATTATTACCAGAGATAGGGCCTTGTGTAACAGGGCGAAAAAGGAGAATGTAGAATGTTTCATGGTAGTCCCTGGAGATGAAATACAAAATACTTTAGCCTTACTCTCAAAAAAATACGATTTAATCTTAGATGTAAACCCTGACGCATCTAGATGCTCAGAATGCAATAGCGTTCTCGATAAAAGGGATAAAAATTTATGGATCTGCACTAAATGCAAAAAAGAGTATTGGAAAGGGAAACATTGGGAAACGATCACTGAGATCCTTATAAAGGCTCAAGCGTTAAAGGATTCATATGGAACTACTAAGCATAGACGATATAAATCCACAGATAGCAAGGGCGCTCCTCAAAATAGCCAGGAAGTCCATAGAGCAGAAGCTAAAGAAGGAACCCAAGGTAGCCAATAGCGACCTAGATGATCCCACACTTAACAAATATGGTATGGCATTTGTTACGTTAGAAACCAAATATGGCGAGAATTTTGAACTCAGAGGATGTATTGGTTATGTAGATGCTGTGGCACCAATTAAGGAGACAGTATCCAAAGCAGCTATAGCTGCTGCTTTCTCAGATCCGAGATTCCCTCCATTGAAACAATACGAACTTGATAGTGTAGTAATTGAGATAACAATTCTGACCAAGCCTCAAGTTATCAATGTAACTAATAGGGTTGAGATCCCGTCCAAAGTTAATGTAGGAGAGGACGGACTCATTATAGAAAAGGGAATAATGTACTCTGGGCTATTATTACCCCAAGTCCCGATGGAATATTGCTGGGATTCCGAGACTTTTTTAGCAGAGACTTGTATTAAAGCTGGATTGGAACCAGACTGCTGGTTGGACGATACTGTTACAGTGAAGAAATTTCAAGGTTTGATTATTCGCGAAAATATAAAAGATAATGATGATATCATTATTATGAAGCCATCAGATGTTAAATGTAAGCTAACAAGCTCCACATAATGGTAGTTACTTTACTTCCGAAATTTAATTTATTCTATAGTACTATACCTCAATTTCTAACCTTTATGATAAACTTTTATTTCCCCTTAAACGAGGTATAAAGAGTGATAAAACATGGAAGAGGAATATGCTGAGTTATTCACGGATGACGTGAAGAACGCTCTCGTGGATGCATTAAGGGATATGAAAGATAACGTTGAGGCACAGGTTTTCATTGATTCTGGAAATCCCAATTGCCAGTACTGCAACGTTACAGTAAAATTCATGGATTTCGTCAGGCAAGCTACACCAAAGGGACCAGACGGAGACCATCTATTAAAGGTTAAGGTATATGATTTGGCCAAAGATAAAGAATATTTCTCTAAATTTGAAGTTTCCAGAGTCCCAACTGTCGCCTTTCTCGACGGGAAAATAAGATGGACTGGAGCTCCACTGGGAGAGGAAATTAGAGCTCTAGTTGAAACAATAGTTAGACTTTCTCAAGGAGAGAGCGGGTTAAGTCCAGAAACAATTGGCGCAATAAAGGAAAAACTGAACGGAAAAGTTAAGATAGAGGTTATGGTTACACCTTCATGCCCGTACTGCCCCTATGCTGCCTTACTAGCTCACATGGTAGCCTACGAAGCATGTAAGGTAGAAAAATGCAACGTTATATCTGACGTAGTTGAATCCTATGAAAATCCAGATATAGCGGAGAAATACCAAGTTATGTCAGTTCCCACAGTCGCCGTGAATGAATCGGTTGAGTTTATCGGCGTACCACAGGAAGAGAACCTTCTAAATACACTCCTAGAAAAGCAGACTTAGGAAATTAGCTTTTTGCAAACAAATTTTTATGTTCATTAAGTAAGCTATTTCTTGAATGAGGAGTTTTATAATAAGGCTATCGGATGAGGAGTATAAGAGATTGGAAGATGAGGCTAGAAATAATGGGTTTGTTCTATTATCTGACTATATAAAGTTTAAATTACTGGGAAATACCTCTATCACATCCCTTCAACAAGGAAGTAAGGATCTAAACGAGAGCATGGATTCTATAACCAATGAATTATTAAGTGTAAAGAAAAAACTTGGGGAACTGTCGGAAAGAGTAGAGACCATCGAGTCTGCTTTAATAAATAGGCAAACTATTCAACCAAGTGGAACTGAACCTAAAAGAGAGAAGAAGGAAGAGAAGAGACCAGTACAGGAACAAAGGAGAAGTGCAATGGACTATCTTAGGGAACAGGGAGTTATGTACGAAAGCAAAATGTCTAACTTG containing:
- a CDS encoding [LysW]-aminoadipate/[LysW]-glutamate kinase, whose product is MIVVKIGGRVVKNALDNIIEGILNYNGKLILVHGGGDIVSEVTKKMGMEPTFVTSPEGIRSRYTTREELDVYVMTMSLINKNIVTRLVTKGKSSLGITGVDGSSVIATRKKKIMILDERGKKRIIEGGYTGKISSVNSSFISSLAKLVDIIVVSPIALDAEESVPLNVDGDQMAFNVAKAVKAETLLLLSDVDGVLMNGQVIHKLTSAEAKDLSTKIGPGMNRKVLMAAESIESGVGKVIIGSGLIPNPINEALSGRGTEIS
- the lysJ gene encoding [LysW]-aminoadipate semialdehyde/glutamate semialdehyde transaminase, yielding MKLITFYGSRGLKVVKGENQYVWDYQGKRYLDLHAGHGVAFLGHRNPKVVDYLKRQLDTIITLTTAFDVEIREEMLKEIDDLKPEGMDNIFLLNSGTEAVELSMKVARKVTGRKKFVAFRNSFHGRTMGSLSITWNKKYREPFEPLISPIEFIEFNQLDELKKLDKETAAVIFEPVQGEGGVIPAKPEFVKALREETENKGILLISDEVQAGFGRTGKVWAYQHYGIKPDILTAGKAIGGGFPVSAVFLPDHIANTLGEGDHGTTYGGNPMAAAAVTASSKVLKEDRVPEQARVKGETFMKMLRDALEDFRSVREVRGLGLMIGIDLRLNPGPAIKVLQDSGVLSLKAGLSAIRFLSPYMITNQDMELAVDATRKGVAETEGKRST
- the lysX gene encoding lysine biosynthesis protein LysX, giving the protein MILGISYDLLRWEERNLIEEARKLDYKVVPLYTKDISFLSGEDVAYQDVEAIIQRNTSHSRALSTSILFETSGFKVFNDSLSLARCENKLQTTFLLRSRGIPVPNTAIAFSRDKAIEMASKLGYPVVIKPIEGSWGRMVARAQDEDSLRSLIEYQEFTSLQYKTIYYLQEYVNKPNRDIRIFAIGDEVPVGIYRENDKNWKTNTALGAVAKPLKIDEELKELTLKVKEIIGGFFLGVDVFEDKERGYLIGEVNGVPEFKNTVRVNQFNVSNFLLNKLNEVIRK
- the lysM gene encoding HTH-type transcriptional regulator LysM; its protein translation is MSEKIDGKDIKILEVLKKNARTPYTMIAKDLKVSEAAIRKRIEKLTKLGVIKRFTIDYELENEVKAIVMVKSTPQIPTPEISKKIAKTPGVETVYETTGDYDIIVIVRGINISSINRTIDEIRSIQGVMGTNSTIILRTWF
- the argC gene encoding N-acetyl-gamma-glutamyl-phosphate reductase, producing the protein MIRTVIVGGSGYTGGELLRILATHPQVEVTMVTSREYAGKPISLIHPNLRGFYSINFTNFSIDKIGDRADTVFLGLPHGVSLNYVPKLLEIGLQVVDLSADFRLKDPQVYKYWYGIEHPYPDLLSKAVYGLPELHDRELKGAKLIASPGCNATATILALAPAVKMGFTPDLRFVSDVKVSSSEGGAKPSEGSHHPERQNAIRPYEAEGHRHSAEAEQELSILSGRPVKVSIVPHAISSVRGAMASVHMWSSEVMEDLEIWKKVAEFYRGRKFVRIVRGGIHPYPDPKYIIGSNFADIGFANEKRVMRLTMFSAIDNLMKGAAGQAVQSFNISRGFNEDEGIRAPPLRPA
- the lysW/argW gene encoding alpha-aminoadipate/glutamate carrier protein LysW, coding for MVSLKCPVCGGEVQVDDNALPGEIVEHECGAQLEVFNDHGRLSLRLAEQIGEDWGE
- the cedB gene encoding DNA import protein CedB, with amino-acid sequence MNVIDRYTPYIMTLIPVLLALVFRNPLFLGISAAILVMMLVTGNLKLGETNIFKRKISTSDFIIERGVLVFGNKYIAFVVVDDIPYDYRDLSESSLKSSINAFHKVTNIGSQIDIIFRKKYVDQASFTNKILTKLQNLRIIVENDPSNSKAKKEIELLESILSKLEQGEKPFNYQVTLLVYGKSKQEVQSLGEVVIRGLESLNMKARLATVREIEDLIALARCKCKKDGLPSQIPFLTPFAIEKIPSIEKWADGIFLGRELTKGIPVFWNVEKMQNPHLLVIGPTGSGKTELLLTTGTMMTFNYSIPIVFFDVKGDIGQRLRKSGFNVRVLNPFYYSLNLLTSPHIPPTIKPLFLEKIIGTSFQLNKEERAILFDVLNRVIKQKRENKLAWGAIIDDSEITDRYSIKRSLEIVSDFDWDGPGMLDSLGNGINVIDLTQLKDETLRRFIIYSFISLLYARYSLDVDKGLRIGVVIDEAWTILRGEDDYGIVGDIIKRGRGHGIALLMATQNVQDLGENADIFMENFGVICFMNNGDKDYWRGIVKRYSNILESDIENKLTFLGRGEMIVRFLGDPRPLIVSHEPLTRGSLKD